The Bacteroidota bacterium genome has a window encoding:
- a CDS encoding TIGR00159 family protein yields MELFKIGFLTVTLVDILDIVVVTFIFYRLYLIMRGTIAAQIFVGLLLIIAFS; encoded by the coding sequence TTGGAACTTTTTAAAATTGGGTTTTTAACAGTTACATTAGTTGATATACTCGATATTGTAGTGGTAACTTTCATCTTCTACCGGCTTTATTTGATAATGCGTGGAACGATAGCCGCTCAAATTTTCGTCGGACTGCTTTTAATCATAGCATTCTCG